Proteins encoded in a region of the Leopardus geoffroyi isolate Oge1 chromosome E2, O.geoffroyi_Oge1_pat1.0, whole genome shotgun sequence genome:
- the DRC7 gene encoding dynein regulatory complex subunit 7 isoform X2 translates to MEVLKEKVEEEEEAEREEAAVRAERGEKVVRPMEVRREEAPMTQEMLRDLEKKLSDIEMAIPEKLSTFTKDTINISKLPLSYQSNTLKEEHLLQVADSFSRQYSHLCPDRVPLFLHPLNECDVPKFVSTTIRPTLMPYPELYNWDSCAQFVSDFLSMVPLPDPLKPYQEGNCFDFSTLLCSMLLGAGYDAYCVNGYGSQDMCQMDLTRDVCPLTVKHQEVVQEEEKVPPKKYAIKPPRDLTSRFQQEQETKKQKEIKAEEERRLREEEERLLDVEKAKTDPLHGLRVHSWVLVLSGKREVPESFFIDPFTARSYSTQDDHFLGIESLWNHKNYWVNMQDCWNCCKDLVFDLGDPVRWEYLLLGTEKSHLSLTEEEEDGLNDDDNVENLGKEDKDKSFDMPPSWVEQIEISPEAFETRCPNGKKVIQYKRAKLEKWAPYLNSNGLVCRLTTYEDLECTKTLEIKEWFQNREDMLELKHIDKSTGLNVDYFKPGHPQALRVHSYKSMQPETDRTMEFYDRARVDGLVKREETSKTMTEYYRGRSDFLSYRHVSFGDRVKKLSLNSAESNPRPIVKITERFARNPEQPADEDVAERVFLISEERIQLRYHCRDDHITASKREFLRRSEVDNKGSKIIMTPDMCISFEVEPMEHTKKLLYQYEAMMKLKNEEKLSRHQAWESELEVLEILKLREEEEEEHRLTISIYDTKRNEKIKEYREAMERVMHEEHLRQVEAQLDYLAPFLAQLPPSEKMTRWQAMRVKDECLSDFKQRLIDKANLIQARFEKETQELQKKQQWYQENQVTLTVEDEDLYLSYCSQAMFRIRILEQRLNRHKELAPLKYLALEEKLYKDPRLVEFMKVFV, encoded by the exons ATGGAGGTCCTGAAGgagaaagtggaggaggaggaggaggccgagCGGGAGGAGGCGGCCGTGCGGGCTGAGAGGGGCGAGAAGGTGGTGAGGCCGATGGAGGTGCGGAGGGAGGAAGCCCCCATGACACAGGAGATGCTCAGAGACCTGGAGAAGAAGCTGTCAGACATTGAGATGGCCATCCCGGAGAAGCTCTC GACCTTTACCAAGGACACTATCAACATCTCCAAGCTACCCCTCTCCTACCAAAGCAACACGCTCAAGGAGGAACACTTGCTGCAGGTGGCAGACAGCTTCTCCCGCCAGTACAGCCACCTGTGCCCAGACCGCGTGCCCCTCTTCCTGCACCCACTGAACGAGTGCGACGTGCCT AAGTTCGTGAGCACAACCATCCGACCCACACTGATGCCCTACCCTGAGCTCTACAACTGGGACAGCTGTGCCCAGTTCGTCTCAGACTTTCTCTCCATGGTGCCCCTGCCGGACCCCCTCAAGCCG TACCAGGAGGGGAACTGCTTCGACTTCAGTACGCTGCTCTGCTCCATGCTCCTCGGCGCTGGCTACGACGCCTACTGTGTCAACGGCTACGGCTCACAGGACATGTGTCAAATGGACCTGACGCGGGACGTGTGCCCGCTCACCGTGAAGCACCAGGAG GTGGtccaggaggaagaaaaggtACCACCTAAGAAGTACGCCATTAAACCGCCCAGGGACCTGACCAGCAGGTTCCAGCAAGAGCAGGAGacaaagaagcagaaggagaTCAAAGCGGAGGAGGAGAGGcggctgagggaggaggaagagcgcCTCCTG gatgtggagaaagcaaAGACTGACCCCCTGCATGGCCTACGTGTGCACTCCTGGGTCCTGGTGTTGTCGGGGAAGCGTGAGGTGCCTGAGAGTTTTTTTATCGACCCATTCACGGCACGCAGCTACAGCACCCAGGACGACCACTTCCTGGGCATCGAGAGCCTCTGGAACCATAAGAATTACTGGGTCAACATGCAGGACTGTTGGAACTGCTGCAAG GACTTGGTCTTTGACCTGGGAGACCCTGTGAGATGGGAGTACCTGCTCTTGGGGACCGAGAAGTCTCACCTGTCCTTgactgaggaagaggaagatgggtTGAATGATGACGACAATGTGGAAAACCTG GGCAAGGAGGACAAGGATAAGAGTTTCGACATGCCGCCCTCATGGGTGGAGCAGATTGAGATCTCCCCAGAAG CTTTCGAGACCCGCTGCCCAAATGGAAAGAAGGTGATCCAGTACAAGAGGGCGAAGCTGGAGAAGTGGGCCCCATATCTCAACAGCAACGGCCTCGTGTGCCGCCTCACCACCTACGAGGACTTGGAGT GTACCAAGACTTTGGAGATAAAGGAGTGGTTTCAGAATCGGGAGGACATGTTGGAGCTGAAACACATAGACAAGAGCACAGGCCTGAATGTCGACTACTTCAAGCCAGGCCACCCCCAGGCTCTGCGTG TGCACTCGTACAAGTCTATGCAGCCTGAAACGGACCGCACCATGGAGTTTTATGACAGAGCCCGTGTGGACGGCCTGGTAAAGCGGGAGGAGACATCGAAGACAATGACGGAGTATTACCGAGGACGGTCTGACTTCCTCTCCTATCGCCATGTCAGTTTCGGGGACAGGGTCAAGAAGTTGTCTCTGAACAGTGCAGAGTCAAACCCCCGGCCGATTGTG AAAATCACAGAGCGGTTTGCCCGCAACCCCGAGCAGCCTGCGGATGAGGATGTGGCGGAACGCGTGTTTCTCATCTCGGAGGAGCGCATCCAGCTGCGCTACCACTGCCGTGACGACCACATCACGGCCTCCAAGCGCGAGTTCCTGCGGCGCTCCGAGGTGGACAACAAGGGCAGCAAGATCATCATGACGCCCGACATGTGTATCAGCTTTGAG GTGGAGCCCATGGAGCACACCAAGAAGCTTCTCTACCAGTATGAGGCCATGATGAAGCTGAAGAATGAGGAGAAGTTGTCCAGACATCAGGCCTGGGAGTCGGAGCTGGAG GTGCTGGAGATCCTGAAGCTtcgagaggaggaggaggaggagcacagGCTGACCATCTCCATCTATGACACCAAGCGCAACGAGAAGATCAAAGAGTATCGGGAGGCCATG gagCGCGTGATGCACGAGGAACACCTGCGGCAGGTGGAGGCCCAGCTGGACTATctggcccccttcctggcacaGCTCCCGCCGAGTGAGAAGATGACACGTTGGCAAGCCATGCGTGTCAAGGACGAGTGCCTCAGTGACTTTAAGCAGCGGCTCATCGACAAGGCCAACCTCATCCAGGCCCGGTTCGAGAAG GAGACCCAGGAGCTGCAGAAGAAGCAGCAGTGGTACCAGGAGAACCAGGTGACCCTGACGGTCGAGGACGAGGACTTGTATCTGAGTTACTGCTCTCAGGCCATGTTCCGCATCCGCATCCTGGAGCAGCGGCTCAACCG GCACAAGGAGCTGGCCCCGCTGAAGTACTTGGCTCTGGAGGAAAAGCTCTACAAGGACCCACGCCTGGTGGAGTTCATGAAAGTCTTTGTCTGA
- the DRC7 gene encoding dynein regulatory complex subunit 7 isoform X1, whose protein sequence is MEVLKEKVEEEEEAEREEAAVRAERGEKVVRPMEVRREEAPMTQEMLRDLEKKLSDIEMAIPEKLSTFTKDTINISKLPLSYQSNTLKEEHLLQVADSFSRQYSHLCPDRVPLFLHPLNECDVPKFVSTTIRPTLMPYPELYNWDSCAQFVSDFLSMVPLPDPLKPPSHLYSPTTVLKYQEGNCFDFSTLLCSMLLGAGYDAYCVNGYGSQDMCQMDLTRDVCPLTVKHQEVVQEEEKVPPKKYAIKPPRDLTSRFQQEQETKKQKEIKAEEERRLREEEERLLDVEKAKTDPLHGLRVHSWVLVLSGKREVPESFFIDPFTARSYSTQDDHFLGIESLWNHKNYWVNMQDCWNCCKDLVFDLGDPVRWEYLLLGTEKSHLSLTEEEEDGLNDDDNVENLGKEDKDKSFDMPPSWVEQIEISPEAFETRCPNGKKVIQYKRAKLEKWAPYLNSNGLVCRLTTYEDLECTKTLEIKEWFQNREDMLELKHIDKSTGLNVDYFKPGHPQALRVHSYKSMQPETDRTMEFYDRARVDGLVKREETSKTMTEYYRGRSDFLSYRHVSFGDRVKKLSLNSAESNPRPIVKITERFARNPEQPADEDVAERVFLISEERIQLRYHCRDDHITASKREFLRRSEVDNKGSKIIMTPDMCISFEVEPMEHTKKLLYQYEAMMKLKNEEKLSRHQAWESELEVLEILKLREEEEEEHRLTISIYDTKRNEKIKEYREAMERVMHEEHLRQVEAQLDYLAPFLAQLPPSEKMTRWQAMRVKDECLSDFKQRLIDKANLIQARFEKETQELQKKQQWYQENQVTLTVEDEDLYLSYCSQAMFRIRILEQRLNRHKELAPLKYLALEEKLYKDPRLVEFMKVFV, encoded by the exons ATGGAGGTCCTGAAGgagaaagtggaggaggaggaggaggccgagCGGGAGGAGGCGGCCGTGCGGGCTGAGAGGGGCGAGAAGGTGGTGAGGCCGATGGAGGTGCGGAGGGAGGAAGCCCCCATGACACAGGAGATGCTCAGAGACCTGGAGAAGAAGCTGTCAGACATTGAGATGGCCATCCCGGAGAAGCTCTC GACCTTTACCAAGGACACTATCAACATCTCCAAGCTACCCCTCTCCTACCAAAGCAACACGCTCAAGGAGGAACACTTGCTGCAGGTGGCAGACAGCTTCTCCCGCCAGTACAGCCACCTGTGCCCAGACCGCGTGCCCCTCTTCCTGCACCCACTGAACGAGTGCGACGTGCCT AAGTTCGTGAGCACAACCATCCGACCCACACTGATGCCCTACCCTGAGCTCTACAACTGGGACAGCTGTGCCCAGTTCGTCTCAGACTTTCTCTCCATGGTGCCCCTGCCGGACCCCCTCAAGCCG CCCTCCCACCTGTACTCCCCGACCACGGTGCTCAAGTACCAGGAGGGGAACTGCTTCGACTTCAGTACGCTGCTCTGCTCCATGCTCCTCGGCGCTGGCTACGACGCCTACTGTGTCAACGGCTACGGCTCACAGGACATGTGTCAAATGGACCTGACGCGGGACGTGTGCCCGCTCACCGTGAAGCACCAGGAG GTGGtccaggaggaagaaaaggtACCACCTAAGAAGTACGCCATTAAACCGCCCAGGGACCTGACCAGCAGGTTCCAGCAAGAGCAGGAGacaaagaagcagaaggagaTCAAAGCGGAGGAGGAGAGGcggctgagggaggaggaagagcgcCTCCTG gatgtggagaaagcaaAGACTGACCCCCTGCATGGCCTACGTGTGCACTCCTGGGTCCTGGTGTTGTCGGGGAAGCGTGAGGTGCCTGAGAGTTTTTTTATCGACCCATTCACGGCACGCAGCTACAGCACCCAGGACGACCACTTCCTGGGCATCGAGAGCCTCTGGAACCATAAGAATTACTGGGTCAACATGCAGGACTGTTGGAACTGCTGCAAG GACTTGGTCTTTGACCTGGGAGACCCTGTGAGATGGGAGTACCTGCTCTTGGGGACCGAGAAGTCTCACCTGTCCTTgactgaggaagaggaagatgggtTGAATGATGACGACAATGTGGAAAACCTG GGCAAGGAGGACAAGGATAAGAGTTTCGACATGCCGCCCTCATGGGTGGAGCAGATTGAGATCTCCCCAGAAG CTTTCGAGACCCGCTGCCCAAATGGAAAGAAGGTGATCCAGTACAAGAGGGCGAAGCTGGAGAAGTGGGCCCCATATCTCAACAGCAACGGCCTCGTGTGCCGCCTCACCACCTACGAGGACTTGGAGT GTACCAAGACTTTGGAGATAAAGGAGTGGTTTCAGAATCGGGAGGACATGTTGGAGCTGAAACACATAGACAAGAGCACAGGCCTGAATGTCGACTACTTCAAGCCAGGCCACCCCCAGGCTCTGCGTG TGCACTCGTACAAGTCTATGCAGCCTGAAACGGACCGCACCATGGAGTTTTATGACAGAGCCCGTGTGGACGGCCTGGTAAAGCGGGAGGAGACATCGAAGACAATGACGGAGTATTACCGAGGACGGTCTGACTTCCTCTCCTATCGCCATGTCAGTTTCGGGGACAGGGTCAAGAAGTTGTCTCTGAACAGTGCAGAGTCAAACCCCCGGCCGATTGTG AAAATCACAGAGCGGTTTGCCCGCAACCCCGAGCAGCCTGCGGATGAGGATGTGGCGGAACGCGTGTTTCTCATCTCGGAGGAGCGCATCCAGCTGCGCTACCACTGCCGTGACGACCACATCACGGCCTCCAAGCGCGAGTTCCTGCGGCGCTCCGAGGTGGACAACAAGGGCAGCAAGATCATCATGACGCCCGACATGTGTATCAGCTTTGAG GTGGAGCCCATGGAGCACACCAAGAAGCTTCTCTACCAGTATGAGGCCATGATGAAGCTGAAGAATGAGGAGAAGTTGTCCAGACATCAGGCCTGGGAGTCGGAGCTGGAG GTGCTGGAGATCCTGAAGCTtcgagaggaggaggaggaggagcacagGCTGACCATCTCCATCTATGACACCAAGCGCAACGAGAAGATCAAAGAGTATCGGGAGGCCATG gagCGCGTGATGCACGAGGAACACCTGCGGCAGGTGGAGGCCCAGCTGGACTATctggcccccttcctggcacaGCTCCCGCCGAGTGAGAAGATGACACGTTGGCAAGCCATGCGTGTCAAGGACGAGTGCCTCAGTGACTTTAAGCAGCGGCTCATCGACAAGGCCAACCTCATCCAGGCCCGGTTCGAGAAG GAGACCCAGGAGCTGCAGAAGAAGCAGCAGTGGTACCAGGAGAACCAGGTGACCCTGACGGTCGAGGACGAGGACTTGTATCTGAGTTACTGCTCTCAGGCCATGTTCCGCATCCGCATCCTGGAGCAGCGGCTCAACCG GCACAAGGAGCTGGCCCCGCTGAAGTACTTGGCTCTGGAGGAAAAGCTCTACAAGGACCCACGCCTGGTGGAGTTCATGAAAGTCTTTGTCTGA
- the DRC7 gene encoding dynein regulatory complex subunit 7 isoform X3, whose translation MPYPELYNWDSCAQFVSDFLSMVPLPDPLKPPSHLYSPTTVLKYQEGNCFDFSTLLCSMLLGAGYDAYCVNGYGSQDMCQMDLTRDVCPLTVKHQEVVQEEEKVPPKKYAIKPPRDLTSRFQQEQETKKQKEIKAEEERRLREEEERLLDVEKAKTDPLHGLRVHSWVLVLSGKREVPESFFIDPFTARSYSTQDDHFLGIESLWNHKNYWVNMQDCWNCCKDLVFDLGDPVRWEYLLLGTEKSHLSLTEEEEDGLNDDDNVENLGKEDKDKSFDMPPSWVEQIEISPEAFETRCPNGKKVIQYKRAKLEKWAPYLNSNGLVCRLTTYEDLECTKTLEIKEWFQNREDMLELKHIDKSTGLNVDYFKPGHPQALRVHSYKSMQPETDRTMEFYDRARVDGLVKREETSKTMTEYYRGRSDFLSYRHVSFGDRVKKLSLNSAESNPRPIVKITERFARNPEQPADEDVAERVFLISEERIQLRYHCRDDHITASKREFLRRSEVDNKGSKIIMTPDMCISFEVEPMEHTKKLLYQYEAMMKLKNEEKLSRHQAWESELEVLEILKLREEEEEEHRLTISIYDTKRNEKIKEYREAMERVMHEEHLRQVEAQLDYLAPFLAQLPPSEKMTRWQAMRVKDECLSDFKQRLIDKANLIQARFEKETQELQKKQQWYQENQVTLTVEDEDLYLSYCSQAMFRIRILEQRLNRHKELAPLKYLALEEKLYKDPRLVEFMKVFV comes from the exons ATGCCCTACCCTGAGCTCTACAACTGGGACAGCTGTGCCCAGTTCGTCTCAGACTTTCTCTCCATGGTGCCCCTGCCGGACCCCCTCAAGCCG CCCTCCCACCTGTACTCCCCGACCACGGTGCTCAAGTACCAGGAGGGGAACTGCTTCGACTTCAGTACGCTGCTCTGCTCCATGCTCCTCGGCGCTGGCTACGACGCCTACTGTGTCAACGGCTACGGCTCACAGGACATGTGTCAAATGGACCTGACGCGGGACGTGTGCCCGCTCACCGTGAAGCACCAGGAG GTGGtccaggaggaagaaaaggtACCACCTAAGAAGTACGCCATTAAACCGCCCAGGGACCTGACCAGCAGGTTCCAGCAAGAGCAGGAGacaaagaagcagaaggagaTCAAAGCGGAGGAGGAGAGGcggctgagggaggaggaagagcgcCTCCTG gatgtggagaaagcaaAGACTGACCCCCTGCATGGCCTACGTGTGCACTCCTGGGTCCTGGTGTTGTCGGGGAAGCGTGAGGTGCCTGAGAGTTTTTTTATCGACCCATTCACGGCACGCAGCTACAGCACCCAGGACGACCACTTCCTGGGCATCGAGAGCCTCTGGAACCATAAGAATTACTGGGTCAACATGCAGGACTGTTGGAACTGCTGCAAG GACTTGGTCTTTGACCTGGGAGACCCTGTGAGATGGGAGTACCTGCTCTTGGGGACCGAGAAGTCTCACCTGTCCTTgactgaggaagaggaagatgggtTGAATGATGACGACAATGTGGAAAACCTG GGCAAGGAGGACAAGGATAAGAGTTTCGACATGCCGCCCTCATGGGTGGAGCAGATTGAGATCTCCCCAGAAG CTTTCGAGACCCGCTGCCCAAATGGAAAGAAGGTGATCCAGTACAAGAGGGCGAAGCTGGAGAAGTGGGCCCCATATCTCAACAGCAACGGCCTCGTGTGCCGCCTCACCACCTACGAGGACTTGGAGT GTACCAAGACTTTGGAGATAAAGGAGTGGTTTCAGAATCGGGAGGACATGTTGGAGCTGAAACACATAGACAAGAGCACAGGCCTGAATGTCGACTACTTCAAGCCAGGCCACCCCCAGGCTCTGCGTG TGCACTCGTACAAGTCTATGCAGCCTGAAACGGACCGCACCATGGAGTTTTATGACAGAGCCCGTGTGGACGGCCTGGTAAAGCGGGAGGAGACATCGAAGACAATGACGGAGTATTACCGAGGACGGTCTGACTTCCTCTCCTATCGCCATGTCAGTTTCGGGGACAGGGTCAAGAAGTTGTCTCTGAACAGTGCAGAGTCAAACCCCCGGCCGATTGTG AAAATCACAGAGCGGTTTGCCCGCAACCCCGAGCAGCCTGCGGATGAGGATGTGGCGGAACGCGTGTTTCTCATCTCGGAGGAGCGCATCCAGCTGCGCTACCACTGCCGTGACGACCACATCACGGCCTCCAAGCGCGAGTTCCTGCGGCGCTCCGAGGTGGACAACAAGGGCAGCAAGATCATCATGACGCCCGACATGTGTATCAGCTTTGAG GTGGAGCCCATGGAGCACACCAAGAAGCTTCTCTACCAGTATGAGGCCATGATGAAGCTGAAGAATGAGGAGAAGTTGTCCAGACATCAGGCCTGGGAGTCGGAGCTGGAG GTGCTGGAGATCCTGAAGCTtcgagaggaggaggaggaggagcacagGCTGACCATCTCCATCTATGACACCAAGCGCAACGAGAAGATCAAAGAGTATCGGGAGGCCATG gagCGCGTGATGCACGAGGAACACCTGCGGCAGGTGGAGGCCCAGCTGGACTATctggcccccttcctggcacaGCTCCCGCCGAGTGAGAAGATGACACGTTGGCAAGCCATGCGTGTCAAGGACGAGTGCCTCAGTGACTTTAAGCAGCGGCTCATCGACAAGGCCAACCTCATCCAGGCCCGGTTCGAGAAG GAGACCCAGGAGCTGCAGAAGAAGCAGCAGTGGTACCAGGAGAACCAGGTGACCCTGACGGTCGAGGACGAGGACTTGTATCTGAGTTACTGCTCTCAGGCCATGTTCCGCATCCGCATCCTGGAGCAGCGGCTCAACCG GCACAAGGAGCTGGCCCCGCTGAAGTACTTGGCTCTGGAGGAAAAGCTCTACAAGGACCCACGCCTGGTGGAGTTCATGAAAGTCTTTGTCTGA
- the DRC7 gene encoding dynein regulatory complex subunit 7 isoform X4 codes for MSESSAAWSQPFCARLWCPPCSRLFHYLYILLIHPPWFPSSQVWILPSILPALLPCIHASTLSSPRPRPPLFSSLPPILRFHIVSTSISCGPGTGDTKKNMTQSHFFQREEDKEATQYPSTFLWMISHPESQRRKPDVEKAKTDPLHGLRVHSWVLVLSGKREVPESFFIDPFTARSYSTQDDHFLGIESLWNHKNYWVNMQDCWNCCKDLVFDLGDPVRWEYLLLGTEKSHLSLTEEEEDGLNDDDNVENLGKEDKDKSFDMPPSWVEQIEISPEAFETRCPNGKKVIQYKRAKLEKWAPYLNSNGLVCRLTTYEDLECTKTLEIKEWFQNREDMLELKHIDKSTGLNVDYFKPGHPQALRVHSYKSMQPETDRTMEFYDRARVDGLVKREETSKTMTEYYRGRSDFLSYRHVSFGDRVKKLSLNSAESNPRPIVKITERFARNPEQPADEDVAERVFLISEERIQLRYHCRDDHITASKREFLRRSEVDNKGSKIIMTPDMCISFEVEPMEHTKKLLYQYEAMMKLKNEEKLSRHQAWESELEVLEILKLREEEEEEHRLTISIYDTKRNEKIKEYREAMERVMHEEHLRQVEAQLDYLAPFLAQLPPSEKMTRWQAMRVKDECLSDFKQRLIDKANLIQARFEKETQELQKKQQWYQENQVTLTVEDEDLYLSYCSQAMFRIRILEQRLNRHKELAPLKYLALEEKLYKDPRLVEFMKVFV; via the exons ATGTCAGAGAGCTCTGCTGCCTGGAGCCAGCCTTTCTGTGCTAGACTCTGGTGTCCTCCTTGTTCCAGACTCTTTCACTACCTGTATATACTCCTCATCCATCCTCCCTGGTTCCCATCATCCCAGGTCTGGatcctcccatccatcctcccGGCTCTCcttccatgcatccatgcatccacaCTCTcatctccccgcccccgccccccactcttttcctccctccctcccatccttcgCTTCCATATAGTATCTACTAGCATCTCCTGTGgtccaggcactggggatacaaagaAGAACATGACACAGTCACACTTCTTCCAGagggaagaagacaaagaggCCACACAGTACCCCTCCACCTTCCTTTGGATGATATCTCACCCAGAATCACAACGCAGAAAGCCA gatgtggagaaagcaaAGACTGACCCCCTGCATGGCCTACGTGTGCACTCCTGGGTCCTGGTGTTGTCGGGGAAGCGTGAGGTGCCTGAGAGTTTTTTTATCGACCCATTCACGGCACGCAGCTACAGCACCCAGGACGACCACTTCCTGGGCATCGAGAGCCTCTGGAACCATAAGAATTACTGGGTCAACATGCAGGACTGTTGGAACTGCTGCAAG GACTTGGTCTTTGACCTGGGAGACCCTGTGAGATGGGAGTACCTGCTCTTGGGGACCGAGAAGTCTCACCTGTCCTTgactgaggaagaggaagatgggtTGAATGATGACGACAATGTGGAAAACCTG GGCAAGGAGGACAAGGATAAGAGTTTCGACATGCCGCCCTCATGGGTGGAGCAGATTGAGATCTCCCCAGAAG CTTTCGAGACCCGCTGCCCAAATGGAAAGAAGGTGATCCAGTACAAGAGGGCGAAGCTGGAGAAGTGGGCCCCATATCTCAACAGCAACGGCCTCGTGTGCCGCCTCACCACCTACGAGGACTTGGAGT GTACCAAGACTTTGGAGATAAAGGAGTGGTTTCAGAATCGGGAGGACATGTTGGAGCTGAAACACATAGACAAGAGCACAGGCCTGAATGTCGACTACTTCAAGCCAGGCCACCCCCAGGCTCTGCGTG TGCACTCGTACAAGTCTATGCAGCCTGAAACGGACCGCACCATGGAGTTTTATGACAGAGCCCGTGTGGACGGCCTGGTAAAGCGGGAGGAGACATCGAAGACAATGACGGAGTATTACCGAGGACGGTCTGACTTCCTCTCCTATCGCCATGTCAGTTTCGGGGACAGGGTCAAGAAGTTGTCTCTGAACAGTGCAGAGTCAAACCCCCGGCCGATTGTG AAAATCACAGAGCGGTTTGCCCGCAACCCCGAGCAGCCTGCGGATGAGGATGTGGCGGAACGCGTGTTTCTCATCTCGGAGGAGCGCATCCAGCTGCGCTACCACTGCCGTGACGACCACATCACGGCCTCCAAGCGCGAGTTCCTGCGGCGCTCCGAGGTGGACAACAAGGGCAGCAAGATCATCATGACGCCCGACATGTGTATCAGCTTTGAG GTGGAGCCCATGGAGCACACCAAGAAGCTTCTCTACCAGTATGAGGCCATGATGAAGCTGAAGAATGAGGAGAAGTTGTCCAGACATCAGGCCTGGGAGTCGGAGCTGGAG GTGCTGGAGATCCTGAAGCTtcgagaggaggaggaggaggagcacagGCTGACCATCTCCATCTATGACACCAAGCGCAACGAGAAGATCAAAGAGTATCGGGAGGCCATG gagCGCGTGATGCACGAGGAACACCTGCGGCAGGTGGAGGCCCAGCTGGACTATctggcccccttcctggcacaGCTCCCGCCGAGTGAGAAGATGACACGTTGGCAAGCCATGCGTGTCAAGGACGAGTGCCTCAGTGACTTTAAGCAGCGGCTCATCGACAAGGCCAACCTCATCCAGGCCCGGTTCGAGAAG GAGACCCAGGAGCTGCAGAAGAAGCAGCAGTGGTACCAGGAGAACCAGGTGACCCTGACGGTCGAGGACGAGGACTTGTATCTGAGTTACTGCTCTCAGGCCATGTTCCGCATCCGCATCCTGGAGCAGCGGCTCAACCG GCACAAGGAGCTGGCCCCGCTGAAGTACTTGGCTCTGGAGGAAAAGCTCTACAAGGACCCACGCCTGGTGGAGTTCATGAAAGTCTTTGTCTGA